In the genome of Neodiprion pinetum isolate iyNeoPine1 chromosome 2, iyNeoPine1.2, whole genome shotgun sequence, one region contains:
- the LOC124211116 gene encoding rabphilin-3A isoform X1, whose translation MGLSKRQASCPKSKVAYRMVCEDRVTGLQKRLSFRATSYPYGGGTLHHYRASFADFVSNTCHQQKSINPETVIRRAEALDLSEQERVGRLVDRLENMKRNCVSAGNLSGSADTSHSRYSCALCGEKFTVLGAGPAICKDCRKHICQKCGIEATMVSCGSQIGFAQNSQRPRLFLCRICSETREMWKKSGAWFFKGLPKYVLPDKKLERGRPRRTSRASSWAVVNNLRSLESLEPDSSSDEDAGRRLAMSRSLGTHEASSPTPTLAEEKNNRSSTPVFGPRGDAYSRQNSGNAGDYCNGLRSASATDVGQSQFSSTASVQPLPSPRGSGHGMQGRNSGQGFQSQFMNEHRQTSSDQLNSNQVHSFRKDSIESSSSQGLMMLDQNQSHSLLHYHEMDPEILVVNNEGPINNQNHSEALQQIVRGLAAAAGDGYGTLEVSLLYDPAAQYLQCRVQRARGLRPMDIHGLTDSFCKLNILPIAIGSPSQRLRTKTVHKTRDPEYNEMVTFYGITETDMKNGRALHILVLQDDRAGKDFLGEAKLPLCQLQPYRMIHYNVYLENHCQVEHEEEVWGEDLSPRGQILVTLSYSTRRRALLVNILRAANLPAMDSNGFSDPFVKLYLIKRPEDNSQQTSGSFSNVQYNKKKESRKPTSAIYNTGIKWKTLNPEWNEEFAFETRLTDLTSQMLCLSVWDKDLGKSNDYLGGLILSCSSKGERLRHWIDAIKFPDHRHQAWHSLQEDPIPTE comes from the exons ATGGGTTTGTCCAAACGACAGGCATCTTGCCCTAAGAGCAAA GTTGCGTACCGGATGGTCTGTGAAGACAGGGTCACTGGATTACAGAAGCGACTATCCTTCCGGGCCACAAGTTACCCTTACGGAGGAGGAACGCTGCACCATTATAGAG CTTCATTTGCAGATTTTGTCAGTAACACGTGTCACCAACAAAAGTCGATTAACCCCGAAACG GTTATTCGTAGAGCGGAAGCGCTGGATTTATCGGAACAGGAGCGAGTGGGAAGATTGGTCGACAGGCTGGAGAACATGAAGCGTAATTGCGTGAGTGCCGGAAACTTGTCTGGAAGTGCAGACACCTCGCACAGTCGATATTCTTGCGCATTATGCGGCGAGAAATTCACTGTTCTTGGAGCTGGTCCGGCGATCTGCAAGGATTGTCGCAAACACATTTGCCAGAAATGTGGTATTGAAGCAACGATGGTGTCGTGCGGATCACAGATTGGCTTTGCGCAAAATTCCCAACGACCCAGGCTATTCCTCTGCCGAATCTGCTCGGAAACCAGagaaatgtggaaaaaaagtGGCGCCTGGTTTTTCAAAGGACTTCCGAAATACGTTCTACCCGATAAGAAActc GAGCGTGGCAGACCGAGACGCACCTCGAGAGCATCGTCGTGGGCTGTTGTCAACAACCTGAGGTCCCTGGAGTCTCTGGAGCCAGATTCATCTTCTGACGAAGACGCGGGTCGTCGCTTGGCGATGAGCCGTTCGCTCGGAACTCACGAGGCTTCATCGCCAACGCCAACTTTGGCTGAGGAGAAGAACAATCGATCCTCGACGCCAGTTTTTGGGCCAAGAGGCGACGCCTACAGTCGGCAGAATTCCGGAAACGCGGGGGATTACTGTAACGGCCTTAGATCGGCTTCTGCTACCGATGTCGGTCAGAGTCAATTTTCCTCCACTGCATCTGTGCAACCGCTTCCCTCGCCACGAGGTTCAGGTCATGGAATGCAAGGCCGGAACTCTGGGCAAGGATTTCAGTCCCAGTTTATgaacgagcatcgtcagacgTCCTCGGACCAACTTAACAGCAATCAGGTACACAGCTTCAG GAAAGACTCCATAGAGTCGAGCAGCAGCCAGGGGCTCATGATGTTGGATCAAAATCAGAGTCACAGTCTACTCCACTATCACGAAATGGATCCGGAGATCCTGGTCGTGAACAACGAGGGTCCGATCAACAATCAGAACCATTCCGAGGCTCTGCAGCAAATAGTACGGGGACTAGCTG CGGCAGCGGGGGATGGATACGGGACACTGGAAGTCTCATTGCTATACGACCCCGCGGCACAGTACCTCCAGTGCAGAGTGCAGCGTGCGCGAGGCCTCCGTCCCATGGACATCCACGGTCTGACAGATTCGTTCTGCAAGCTAAACATCCTCCCAATTGCGATCGGGAGCCCGTCCCAGCGACTCAGGACAAAAACTGTTCACAAGACCCGGGATCCGGAGTACAACGAGATGGTAACATTCTACGGCATCACGGAGACAGAC atgaaaaatgGCAGAGCACTCCACATATTGGTACTTCAAGACGACCGAGCGGGCAAGGATTTCCTAGGAGAAGCCAAGCTGCCGCTCTGTCAGCTTCAACCGTATCGAATGATCCACTACAATGTTTATCTGGAGAATCACTGCCAG GTGGAGCACGAAGAGGAAGTTTGGGGCGAGGATCTGAGTCCAAGGGGTCAAATTCTGGTAACCCTGAGCTACAGCACTCGCCGACGCGCCCTCTTGGTCAACATTTTGCGCGCTGCGAATCTGCCGGCAATGGACAGCAACGGGTTCTCTGACCCCTTCGTGAAGCTGTACCTGATAAAGCGGCCGGAAGACAACTCGCAGCAAACGAGCGGGTCCTTCTCCAACGTCCAGTACAACAAAAAGAAGGAATCTCGAAAACCAACTTCCGCAATTTACAATACAGGAATCAAGTGGAAGACCCTAAACCCAGAGTGGAACGAAGAGTTCGCTTTCGAGACACGGCTCACGGATCTCACCAGTCAGATGTTGTGTCTCTCCGTTTGGGACAAGGACCTCGGAAAGAGCAACGATTACCTGG GAGGTCTCATACTGAGCTGCAGCAGCAAAGGAGAGCGTCTGAGACATTGGATAGACGCAATCAAATTCCCGGACCATCGCCATCAAGCATGGCACAGTCTGCAAGAGGATCCCATCCCAACAGAATGA
- the LOC124211116 gene encoding rabphilin-3A isoform X7, producing the protein MTYGRIEHRIHTRTKIDSQELSIKVIRRAEALDLSEQERVGRLVDRLENMKRNCVSAGNLSGSADTSHSRYSCALCGEKFTVLGAGPAICKDCRKHICQKCGIEATMVSCGSQIGFAQNSQRPRLFLCRICSETREMWKKSGAWFFKGLPKYVLPDKKLERGRPRRTSRASSWAVVNNLRSLESLEPDSSSDEDAGRRLAMSRSLGTHEASSPTPTLAEEKNNRSSTPVFGPRGDAYSRQNSGNAGDYCNGLRSASATDVGQSQFSSTASVQPLPSPRGSGHGMQGRNSGQGFQSQFMNEHRQTSSDQLNSNQVHSFRKDSIESSSSQGLMMLDQNQSHSLLHYHEMDPEILVVNNEGPINNQNHSEALQQIVRGLAAAAGDGYGTLEVSLLYDPAAQYLQCRVQRARGLRPMDIHGLTDSFCKLNILPIAIGSPSQRLRTKTVHKTRDPEYNEMVTFYGITETDMKNGRALHILVLQDDRAGKDFLGEAKLPLCQLQPYRMIHYNVYLENHCQVEHEEEVWGEDLSPRGQILVTLSYSTRRRALLVNILRAANLPAMDSNGFSDPFVKLYLIKRPEDNSQQTSGSFSNVQYNKKKESRKPTSAIYNTGIKWKTLNPEWNEEFAFETRLTDLTSQMLCLSVWDKDLGKSNDYLGGLILSCSSKGERLRHWIDAIKFPDHRHQAWHSLQEDPIPTE; encoded by the exons ATGACATACGGTAGGATCGAACACCGTATACATACGCGAACCAAGATCGATAGTCAAGAGCTTTCCATAAAG GTTATTCGTAGAGCGGAAGCGCTGGATTTATCGGAACAGGAGCGAGTGGGAAGATTGGTCGACAGGCTGGAGAACATGAAGCGTAATTGCGTGAGTGCCGGAAACTTGTCTGGAAGTGCAGACACCTCGCACAGTCGATATTCTTGCGCATTATGCGGCGAGAAATTCACTGTTCTTGGAGCTGGTCCGGCGATCTGCAAGGATTGTCGCAAACACATTTGCCAGAAATGTGGTATTGAAGCAACGATGGTGTCGTGCGGATCACAGATTGGCTTTGCGCAAAATTCCCAACGACCCAGGCTATTCCTCTGCCGAATCTGCTCGGAAACCAGagaaatgtggaaaaaaagtGGCGCCTGGTTTTTCAAAGGACTTCCGAAATACGTTCTACCCGATAAGAAActc GAGCGTGGCAGACCGAGACGCACCTCGAGAGCATCGTCGTGGGCTGTTGTCAACAACCTGAGGTCCCTGGAGTCTCTGGAGCCAGATTCATCTTCTGACGAAGACGCGGGTCGTCGCTTGGCGATGAGCCGTTCGCTCGGAACTCACGAGGCTTCATCGCCAACGCCAACTTTGGCTGAGGAGAAGAACAATCGATCCTCGACGCCAGTTTTTGGGCCAAGAGGCGACGCCTACAGTCGGCAGAATTCCGGAAACGCGGGGGATTACTGTAACGGCCTTAGATCGGCTTCTGCTACCGATGTCGGTCAGAGTCAATTTTCCTCCACTGCATCTGTGCAACCGCTTCCCTCGCCACGAGGTTCAGGTCATGGAATGCAAGGCCGGAACTCTGGGCAAGGATTTCAGTCCCAGTTTATgaacgagcatcgtcagacgTCCTCGGACCAACTTAACAGCAATCAGGTACACAGCTTCAG GAAAGACTCCATAGAGTCGAGCAGCAGCCAGGGGCTCATGATGTTGGATCAAAATCAGAGTCACAGTCTACTCCACTATCACGAAATGGATCCGGAGATCCTGGTCGTGAACAACGAGGGTCCGATCAACAATCAGAACCATTCCGAGGCTCTGCAGCAAATAGTACGGGGACTAGCTG CGGCAGCGGGGGATGGATACGGGACACTGGAAGTCTCATTGCTATACGACCCCGCGGCACAGTACCTCCAGTGCAGAGTGCAGCGTGCGCGAGGCCTCCGTCCCATGGACATCCACGGTCTGACAGATTCGTTCTGCAAGCTAAACATCCTCCCAATTGCGATCGGGAGCCCGTCCCAGCGACTCAGGACAAAAACTGTTCACAAGACCCGGGATCCGGAGTACAACGAGATGGTAACATTCTACGGCATCACGGAGACAGAC atgaaaaatgGCAGAGCACTCCACATATTGGTACTTCAAGACGACCGAGCGGGCAAGGATTTCCTAGGAGAAGCCAAGCTGCCGCTCTGTCAGCTTCAACCGTATCGAATGATCCACTACAATGTTTATCTGGAGAATCACTGCCAG GTGGAGCACGAAGAGGAAGTTTGGGGCGAGGATCTGAGTCCAAGGGGTCAAATTCTGGTAACCCTGAGCTACAGCACTCGCCGACGCGCCCTCTTGGTCAACATTTTGCGCGCTGCGAATCTGCCGGCAATGGACAGCAACGGGTTCTCTGACCCCTTCGTGAAGCTGTACCTGATAAAGCGGCCGGAAGACAACTCGCAGCAAACGAGCGGGTCCTTCTCCAACGTCCAGTACAACAAAAAGAAGGAATCTCGAAAACCAACTTCCGCAATTTACAATACAGGAATCAAGTGGAAGACCCTAAACCCAGAGTGGAACGAAGAGTTCGCTTTCGAGACACGGCTCACGGATCTCACCAGTCAGATGTTGTGTCTCTCCGTTTGGGACAAGGACCTCGGAAAGAGCAACGATTACCTGG GAGGTCTCATACTGAGCTGCAGCAGCAAAGGAGAGCGTCTGAGACATTGGATAGACGCAATCAAATTCCCGGACCATCGCCATCAAGCATGGCACAGTCTGCAAGAGGATCCCATCCCAACAGAATGA
- the LOC124211116 gene encoding rabphilin-3A isoform X8: protein MKRNCVSAGNLSGSADTSHSRYSCALCGEKFTVLGAGPAICKDCRKHICQKCGIEATMVSCGSQIGFAQNSQRPRLFLCRICSETREMWKKSGAWFFKGLPKYVLPDKKLERGRPRRTSRASSWAVVNNLRSLESLEPDSSSDEDAGRRLAMSRSLGTHEASSPTPTLAEEKNNRSSTPVFGPRGDAYSRQNSGNAGDYCNGLRSASATDVGQSQFSSTASVQPLPSPRGSGHGMQGRNSGQGFQSQFMNEHRQTSSDQLNSNQVHSFRKDSIESSSSQGLMMLDQNQSHSLLHYHEMDPEILVVNNEGPINNQNHSEALQQIVRGLAAAAGDGYGTLEVSLLYDPAAQYLQCRVQRARGLRPMDIHGLTDSFCKLNILPIAIGSPSQRLRTKTVHKTRDPEYNEMVTFYGITETDMKNGRALHILVLQDDRAGKDFLGEAKLPLCQLQPYRMIHYNVYLENHCQVEHEEEVWGEDLSPRGQILVTLSYSTRRRALLVNILRAANLPAMDSNGFSDPFVKLYLIKRPEDNSQQTSGSFSNVQYNKKKESRKPTSAIYNTGIKWKTLNPEWNEEFAFETRLTDLTSQMLCLSVWDKDLGKSNDYLGGLILSCSSKGERLRHWIDAIKFPDHRHQAWHSLQEDPIPTE, encoded by the exons ATGAAGCGTAATTGCGTGAGTGCCGGAAACTTGTCTGGAAGTGCAGACACCTCGCACAGTCGATATTCTTGCGCATTATGCGGCGAGAAATTCACTGTTCTTGGAGCTGGTCCGGCGATCTGCAAGGATTGTCGCAAACACATTTGCCAGAAATGTGGTATTGAAGCAACGATGGTGTCGTGCGGATCACAGATTGGCTTTGCGCAAAATTCCCAACGACCCAGGCTATTCCTCTGCCGAATCTGCTCGGAAACCAGagaaatgtggaaaaaaagtGGCGCCTGGTTTTTCAAAGGACTTCCGAAATACGTTCTACCCGATAAGAAActc GAGCGTGGCAGACCGAGACGCACCTCGAGAGCATCGTCGTGGGCTGTTGTCAACAACCTGAGGTCCCTGGAGTCTCTGGAGCCAGATTCATCTTCTGACGAAGACGCGGGTCGTCGCTTGGCGATGAGCCGTTCGCTCGGAACTCACGAGGCTTCATCGCCAACGCCAACTTTGGCTGAGGAGAAGAACAATCGATCCTCGACGCCAGTTTTTGGGCCAAGAGGCGACGCCTACAGTCGGCAGAATTCCGGAAACGCGGGGGATTACTGTAACGGCCTTAGATCGGCTTCTGCTACCGATGTCGGTCAGAGTCAATTTTCCTCCACTGCATCTGTGCAACCGCTTCCCTCGCCACGAGGTTCAGGTCATGGAATGCAAGGCCGGAACTCTGGGCAAGGATTTCAGTCCCAGTTTATgaacgagcatcgtcagacgTCCTCGGACCAACTTAACAGCAATCAGGTACACAGCTTCAG GAAAGACTCCATAGAGTCGAGCAGCAGCCAGGGGCTCATGATGTTGGATCAAAATCAGAGTCACAGTCTACTCCACTATCACGAAATGGATCCGGAGATCCTGGTCGTGAACAACGAGGGTCCGATCAACAATCAGAACCATTCCGAGGCTCTGCAGCAAATAGTACGGGGACTAGCTG CGGCAGCGGGGGATGGATACGGGACACTGGAAGTCTCATTGCTATACGACCCCGCGGCACAGTACCTCCAGTGCAGAGTGCAGCGTGCGCGAGGCCTCCGTCCCATGGACATCCACGGTCTGACAGATTCGTTCTGCAAGCTAAACATCCTCCCAATTGCGATCGGGAGCCCGTCCCAGCGACTCAGGACAAAAACTGTTCACAAGACCCGGGATCCGGAGTACAACGAGATGGTAACATTCTACGGCATCACGGAGACAGAC atgaaaaatgGCAGAGCACTCCACATATTGGTACTTCAAGACGACCGAGCGGGCAAGGATTTCCTAGGAGAAGCCAAGCTGCCGCTCTGTCAGCTTCAACCGTATCGAATGATCCACTACAATGTTTATCTGGAGAATCACTGCCAG GTGGAGCACGAAGAGGAAGTTTGGGGCGAGGATCTGAGTCCAAGGGGTCAAATTCTGGTAACCCTGAGCTACAGCACTCGCCGACGCGCCCTCTTGGTCAACATTTTGCGCGCTGCGAATCTGCCGGCAATGGACAGCAACGGGTTCTCTGACCCCTTCGTGAAGCTGTACCTGATAAAGCGGCCGGAAGACAACTCGCAGCAAACGAGCGGGTCCTTCTCCAACGTCCAGTACAACAAAAAGAAGGAATCTCGAAAACCAACTTCCGCAATTTACAATACAGGAATCAAGTGGAAGACCCTAAACCCAGAGTGGAACGAAGAGTTCGCTTTCGAGACACGGCTCACGGATCTCACCAGTCAGATGTTGTGTCTCTCCGTTTGGGACAAGGACCTCGGAAAGAGCAACGATTACCTGG GAGGTCTCATACTGAGCTGCAGCAGCAAAGGAGAGCGTCTGAGACATTGGATAGACGCAATCAAATTCCCGGACCATCGCCATCAAGCATGGCACAGTCTGCAAGAGGATCCCATCCCAACAGAATGA
- the LOC124211116 gene encoding rabphilin-3A isoform X6 translates to MVCEDRVTGLQKRLSFRATSYPYGGGTLHHYRASFADFVSNTCHQQKSINPETVIRRAEALDLSEQERVGRLVDRLENMKRNCVSAGNLSGSADTSHSRYSCALCGEKFTVLGAGPAICKDCRKHICQKCGIEATMVSCGSQIGFAQNSQRPRLFLCRICSETREMWKKSGAWFFKGLPKYVLPDKKLERGRPRRTSRASSWAVVNNLRSLESLEPDSSSDEDAGRRLAMSRSLGTHEASSPTPTLAEEKNNRSSTPVFGPRGDAYSRQNSGNAGDYCNGLRSASATDVGQSQFSSTASVQPLPSPRGSGHGMQGRNSGQGFQSQFMNEHRQTSSDQLNSNQVHSFRKDSIESSSSQGLMMLDQNQSHSLLHYHEMDPEILVVNNEGPINNQNHSEALQQIVRGLAAAAGDGYGTLEVSLLYDPAAQYLQCRVQRARGLRPMDIHGLTDSFCKLNILPIAIGSPSQRLRTKTVHKTRDPEYNEMVTFYGITETDMKNGRALHILVLQDDRAGKDFLGEAKLPLCQLQPYRMIHYNVYLENHCQVEHEEEVWGEDLSPRGQILVTLSYSTRRRALLVNILRAANLPAMDSNGFSDPFVKLYLIKRPEDNSQQTSGSFSNVQYNKKKESRKPTSAIYNTGIKWKTLNPEWNEEFAFETRLTDLTSQMLCLSVWDKDLGKSNDYLGGLILSCSSKGERLRHWIDAIKFPDHRHQAWHSLQEDPIPTE, encoded by the exons ATGGTCTGTGAAGACAGGGTCACTGGATTACAGAAGCGACTATCCTTCCGGGCCACAAGTTACCCTTACGGAGGAGGAACGCTGCACCATTATAGAG CTTCATTTGCAGATTTTGTCAGTAACACGTGTCACCAACAAAAGTCGATTAACCCCGAAACG GTTATTCGTAGAGCGGAAGCGCTGGATTTATCGGAACAGGAGCGAGTGGGAAGATTGGTCGACAGGCTGGAGAACATGAAGCGTAATTGCGTGAGTGCCGGAAACTTGTCTGGAAGTGCAGACACCTCGCACAGTCGATATTCTTGCGCATTATGCGGCGAGAAATTCACTGTTCTTGGAGCTGGTCCGGCGATCTGCAAGGATTGTCGCAAACACATTTGCCAGAAATGTGGTATTGAAGCAACGATGGTGTCGTGCGGATCACAGATTGGCTTTGCGCAAAATTCCCAACGACCCAGGCTATTCCTCTGCCGAATCTGCTCGGAAACCAGagaaatgtggaaaaaaagtGGCGCCTGGTTTTTCAAAGGACTTCCGAAATACGTTCTACCCGATAAGAAActc GAGCGTGGCAGACCGAGACGCACCTCGAGAGCATCGTCGTGGGCTGTTGTCAACAACCTGAGGTCCCTGGAGTCTCTGGAGCCAGATTCATCTTCTGACGAAGACGCGGGTCGTCGCTTGGCGATGAGCCGTTCGCTCGGAACTCACGAGGCTTCATCGCCAACGCCAACTTTGGCTGAGGAGAAGAACAATCGATCCTCGACGCCAGTTTTTGGGCCAAGAGGCGACGCCTACAGTCGGCAGAATTCCGGAAACGCGGGGGATTACTGTAACGGCCTTAGATCGGCTTCTGCTACCGATGTCGGTCAGAGTCAATTTTCCTCCACTGCATCTGTGCAACCGCTTCCCTCGCCACGAGGTTCAGGTCATGGAATGCAAGGCCGGAACTCTGGGCAAGGATTTCAGTCCCAGTTTATgaacgagcatcgtcagacgTCCTCGGACCAACTTAACAGCAATCAGGTACACAGCTTCAG GAAAGACTCCATAGAGTCGAGCAGCAGCCAGGGGCTCATGATGTTGGATCAAAATCAGAGTCACAGTCTACTCCACTATCACGAAATGGATCCGGAGATCCTGGTCGTGAACAACGAGGGTCCGATCAACAATCAGAACCATTCCGAGGCTCTGCAGCAAATAGTACGGGGACTAGCTG CGGCAGCGGGGGATGGATACGGGACACTGGAAGTCTCATTGCTATACGACCCCGCGGCACAGTACCTCCAGTGCAGAGTGCAGCGTGCGCGAGGCCTCCGTCCCATGGACATCCACGGTCTGACAGATTCGTTCTGCAAGCTAAACATCCTCCCAATTGCGATCGGGAGCCCGTCCCAGCGACTCAGGACAAAAACTGTTCACAAGACCCGGGATCCGGAGTACAACGAGATGGTAACATTCTACGGCATCACGGAGACAGAC atgaaaaatgGCAGAGCACTCCACATATTGGTACTTCAAGACGACCGAGCGGGCAAGGATTTCCTAGGAGAAGCCAAGCTGCCGCTCTGTCAGCTTCAACCGTATCGAATGATCCACTACAATGTTTATCTGGAGAATCACTGCCAG GTGGAGCACGAAGAGGAAGTTTGGGGCGAGGATCTGAGTCCAAGGGGTCAAATTCTGGTAACCCTGAGCTACAGCACTCGCCGACGCGCCCTCTTGGTCAACATTTTGCGCGCTGCGAATCTGCCGGCAATGGACAGCAACGGGTTCTCTGACCCCTTCGTGAAGCTGTACCTGATAAAGCGGCCGGAAGACAACTCGCAGCAAACGAGCGGGTCCTTCTCCAACGTCCAGTACAACAAAAAGAAGGAATCTCGAAAACCAACTTCCGCAATTTACAATACAGGAATCAAGTGGAAGACCCTAAACCCAGAGTGGAACGAAGAGTTCGCTTTCGAGACACGGCTCACGGATCTCACCAGTCAGATGTTGTGTCTCTCCGTTTGGGACAAGGACCTCGGAAAGAGCAACGATTACCTGG GAGGTCTCATACTGAGCTGCAGCAGCAAAGGAGAGCGTCTGAGACATTGGATAGACGCAATCAAATTCCCGGACCATCGCCATCAAGCATGGCACAGTCTGCAAGAGGATCCCATCCCAACAGAATGA
- the LOC124211116 gene encoding rabphilin-3A isoform X5 — protein sequence MKQGPHCQSKDIIVVKLLRTGWSVKTGSLDYRSDYPSGPQVTLTEEERCTIIEVIRRAEALDLSEQERVGRLVDRLENMKRNCVSAGNLSGSADTSHSRYSCALCGEKFTVLGAGPAICKDCRKHICQKCGIEATMVSCGSQIGFAQNSQRPRLFLCRICSETREMWKKSGAWFFKGLPKYVLPDKKLERGRPRRTSRASSWAVVNNLRSLESLEPDSSSDEDAGRRLAMSRSLGTHEASSPTPTLAEEKNNRSSTPVFGPRGDAYSRQNSGNAGDYCNGLRSASATDVGQSQFSSTASVQPLPSPRGSGHGMQGRNSGQGFQSQFMNEHRQTSSDQLNSNQVHSFRKDSIESSSSQGLMMLDQNQSHSLLHYHEMDPEILVVNNEGPINNQNHSEALQQIVRGLAAAAGDGYGTLEVSLLYDPAAQYLQCRVQRARGLRPMDIHGLTDSFCKLNILPIAIGSPSQRLRTKTVHKTRDPEYNEMVTFYGITETDMKNGRALHILVLQDDRAGKDFLGEAKLPLCQLQPYRMIHYNVYLENHCQVEHEEEVWGEDLSPRGQILVTLSYSTRRRALLVNILRAANLPAMDSNGFSDPFVKLYLIKRPEDNSQQTSGSFSNVQYNKKKESRKPTSAIYNTGIKWKTLNPEWNEEFAFETRLTDLTSQMLCLSVWDKDLGKSNDYLGGLILSCSSKGERLRHWIDAIKFPDHRHQAWHSLQEDPIPTE from the exons ATGAAACAAGGCCCTCACTGTCAGTCGAAAGATATAATTGTCGTTAAATT GTTGCGTACCGGATGGTCTGTGAAGACAGGGTCACTGGATTACAGAAGCGACTATCCTTCCGGGCCACAAGTTACCCTTACGGAGGAGGAACGCTGCACCATTATAGAG GTTATTCGTAGAGCGGAAGCGCTGGATTTATCGGAACAGGAGCGAGTGGGAAGATTGGTCGACAGGCTGGAGAACATGAAGCGTAATTGCGTGAGTGCCGGAAACTTGTCTGGAAGTGCAGACACCTCGCACAGTCGATATTCTTGCGCATTATGCGGCGAGAAATTCACTGTTCTTGGAGCTGGTCCGGCGATCTGCAAGGATTGTCGCAAACACATTTGCCAGAAATGTGGTATTGAAGCAACGATGGTGTCGTGCGGATCACAGATTGGCTTTGCGCAAAATTCCCAACGACCCAGGCTATTCCTCTGCCGAATCTGCTCGGAAACCAGagaaatgtggaaaaaaagtGGCGCCTGGTTTTTCAAAGGACTTCCGAAATACGTTCTACCCGATAAGAAActc GAGCGTGGCAGACCGAGACGCACCTCGAGAGCATCGTCGTGGGCTGTTGTCAACAACCTGAGGTCCCTGGAGTCTCTGGAGCCAGATTCATCTTCTGACGAAGACGCGGGTCGTCGCTTGGCGATGAGCCGTTCGCTCGGAACTCACGAGGCTTCATCGCCAACGCCAACTTTGGCTGAGGAGAAGAACAATCGATCCTCGACGCCAGTTTTTGGGCCAAGAGGCGACGCCTACAGTCGGCAGAATTCCGGAAACGCGGGGGATTACTGTAACGGCCTTAGATCGGCTTCTGCTACCGATGTCGGTCAGAGTCAATTTTCCTCCACTGCATCTGTGCAACCGCTTCCCTCGCCACGAGGTTCAGGTCATGGAATGCAAGGCCGGAACTCTGGGCAAGGATTTCAGTCCCAGTTTATgaacgagcatcgtcagacgTCCTCGGACCAACTTAACAGCAATCAGGTACACAGCTTCAG GAAAGACTCCATAGAGTCGAGCAGCAGCCAGGGGCTCATGATGTTGGATCAAAATCAGAGTCACAGTCTACTCCACTATCACGAAATGGATCCGGAGATCCTGGTCGTGAACAACGAGGGTCCGATCAACAATCAGAACCATTCCGAGGCTCTGCAGCAAATAGTACGGGGACTAGCTG CGGCAGCGGGGGATGGATACGGGACACTGGAAGTCTCATTGCTATACGACCCCGCGGCACAGTACCTCCAGTGCAGAGTGCAGCGTGCGCGAGGCCTCCGTCCCATGGACATCCACGGTCTGACAGATTCGTTCTGCAAGCTAAACATCCTCCCAATTGCGATCGGGAGCCCGTCCCAGCGACTCAGGACAAAAACTGTTCACAAGACCCGGGATCCGGAGTACAACGAGATGGTAACATTCTACGGCATCACGGAGACAGAC atgaaaaatgGCAGAGCACTCCACATATTGGTACTTCAAGACGACCGAGCGGGCAAGGATTTCCTAGGAGAAGCCAAGCTGCCGCTCTGTCAGCTTCAACCGTATCGAATGATCCACTACAATGTTTATCTGGAGAATCACTGCCAG GTGGAGCACGAAGAGGAAGTTTGGGGCGAGGATCTGAGTCCAAGGGGTCAAATTCTGGTAACCCTGAGCTACAGCACTCGCCGACGCGCCCTCTTGGTCAACATTTTGCGCGCTGCGAATCTGCCGGCAATGGACAGCAACGGGTTCTCTGACCCCTTCGTGAAGCTGTACCTGATAAAGCGGCCGGAAGACAACTCGCAGCAAACGAGCGGGTCCTTCTCCAACGTCCAGTACAACAAAAAGAAGGAATCTCGAAAACCAACTTCCGCAATTTACAATACAGGAATCAAGTGGAAGACCCTAAACCCAGAGTGGAACGAAGAGTTCGCTTTCGAGACACGGCTCACGGATCTCACCAGTCAGATGTTGTGTCTCTCCGTTTGGGACAAGGACCTCGGAAAGAGCAACGATTACCTGG GAGGTCTCATACTGAGCTGCAGCAGCAAAGGAGAGCGTCTGAGACATTGGATAGACGCAATCAAATTCCCGGACCATCGCCATCAAGCATGGCACAGTCTGCAAGAGGATCCCATCCCAACAGAATGA